The Noviherbaspirillum saxi genome includes a window with the following:
- the rpoD gene encoding RNA polymerase sigma factor RpoD, producing the protein MSKAKPSSRATDKAAPEKLKEPVTNKKTDSKTASKAAKVAPQAEAKSDSKVMAVSQTTDAAALAAIDTSGYVLPGVKVPGRRGRKPKEYQPENDEVAALNAVERAELKAADKAKAKDRKAKEKALLKDAFASDSEASEEELEQRRQKLKTLIKLGKDRGFLTYSEINDHLPENIVEPEAIEGIIGTFNDMGIAVYEQAPDAETLLLSDNVATVATDDDAEAAAEAALSTVDSDFGRTTDPVRMYMREMGSVELLTREGEIEIAKRIEDGLKDMIQAISACPTTIAEILAAADRIEKEEIKVDEIVDGLVDPNATEVVAAPVAAAAADEEDEEGDEEEEEEEEEDNAAGGAAGFSAEQLEQLKRDSLGKFEEISSQFDKMRKAYEKEGYNSKPYVKAQETISNELLSIRFTAKFVEKLCDTLRGQVDEVRHIEKQILDVAVNRCGMPRAHFIKVFPGNETNLDWIDGEVTGSHSYSAVLGRNVPTIKELQQKLIDLQARVVLPLPDLRNINKKMAAGEMKARKAKREMTEANLRLVISIAKKYTNRGLQFLDLIQEGNIGLMKAVDKFEYRRGYKFSTYATWWIRQAITRSIADQARTIRIPVHMIETINKMNRISRQILQETGAEPDPATLAIKMEMPEDKIRKIMKIAKEPISMETPIGDDDDSHLGDFIEDNNTLAPADAALHASMRGVVKDVLDSLTPREAKVLRMRFGIEMSTDHTLEEVGKQFDVTRERIRQIEAKALRKLRHPSRSDKLKSFLEGS; encoded by the coding sequence ATGTCAAAGGCGAAACCTTCATCCAGAGCCACTGACAAGGCGGCTCCCGAGAAACTGAAAGAACCCGTGACAAACAAGAAAACCGATTCGAAGACCGCCAGCAAGGCTGCCAAGGTAGCACCGCAAGCCGAAGCGAAGTCCGACAGCAAAGTGATGGCCGTCAGTCAGACCACCGATGCCGCCGCATTGGCAGCCATCGATACGTCCGGCTATGTCCTTCCAGGTGTCAAGGTACCGGGCCGCCGCGGTCGCAAGCCGAAGGAATATCAGCCTGAGAACGACGAAGTCGCAGCACTCAATGCGGTCGAGCGTGCGGAACTGAAAGCCGCCGACAAGGCAAAGGCCAAGGACCGCAAGGCCAAGGAAAAGGCGTTGCTGAAGGATGCATTCGCGTCAGATAGCGAGGCGTCCGAGGAAGAACTCGAACAGCGCCGGCAAAAGCTCAAGACGCTGATCAAGCTGGGCAAGGATCGCGGCTTCCTTACCTATTCGGAAATCAACGACCACCTGCCCGAAAATATCGTCGAGCCGGAAGCCATCGAAGGCATCATCGGCACGTTCAACGACATGGGTATCGCCGTCTACGAACAGGCGCCGGATGCAGAGACGCTGCTCTTGTCCGACAACGTTGCAACGGTTGCCACCGACGACGATGCGGAAGCGGCTGCCGAAGCTGCCTTGTCCACGGTCGATTCCGATTTTGGCCGCACTACCGATCCGGTCCGCATGTACATGCGCGAAATGGGCTCGGTTGAACTGCTCACACGCGAAGGCGAAATCGAAATCGCCAAGCGCATCGAAGACGGCCTGAAAGACATGATTCAGGCCATCTCCGCCTGCCCGACGACTATCGCTGAAATCCTCGCTGCTGCCGATCGCATCGAAAAGGAAGAAATCAAGGTCGATGAAATCGTCGACGGCCTCGTCGATCCTAACGCGACGGAAGTAGTCGCTGCTCCGGTAGCTGCCGCTGCTGCGGACGAAGAAGACGAAGAAGGTGACGAAGAGGAAGAGGAAGAAGAGGAAGAAGACAATGCTGCCGGCGGCGCAGCAGGCTTCTCCGCAGAGCAGCTTGAACAGCTCAAGCGCGATTCGCTTGGCAAGTTCGAAGAGATTTCGAGCCAGTTCGACAAGATGCGCAAGGCTTACGAAAAGGAAGGCTACAACTCCAAGCCTTACGTAAAAGCGCAGGAAACGATTTCCAATGAATTGCTGTCGATCCGCTTCACCGCCAAATTCGTGGAAAAGCTGTGCGACACACTACGCGGCCAGGTCGACGAAGTGCGCCATATCGAAAAGCAGATTCTCGACGTTGCGGTCAACCGCTGCGGCATGCCGCGCGCGCACTTCATCAAGGTGTTCCCCGGCAACGAAACCAACCTCGACTGGATCGATGGTGAGGTCACGGGCAGCCATTCATATAGCGCGGTGCTGGGCCGTAATGTCCCGACCATCAAGGAACTGCAGCAAAAGCTGATCGACTTGCAGGCGCGCGTCGTCCTGCCGCTGCCAGACCTGCGCAACATCAACAAAAAGATGGCTGCGGGCGAGATGAAGGCACGCAAGGCCAAGCGCGAAATGACCGAGGCCAACCTGCGTCTGGTGATTTCGATTGCGAAGAAGTATACCAACCGTGGCTTGCAATTCCTTGACCTGATCCAGGAAGGCAACATCGGCTTGATGAAGGCAGTCGACAAGTTCGAGTACCGTCGCGGCTACAAGTTTTCGACCTACGCGACATGGTGGATCCGTCAGGCGATCACTCGCTCCATCGCCGACCAGGCACGCACCATCCGTATTCCGGTGCACATGATCGAAACGATCAATAAGATGAATCGCATTTCGCGCCAGATCTTGCAGGAAACCGGTGCTGAGCCGGACCCCGCAACGCTGGCCATCAAGATGGAAATGCCGGAAGACAAGATCCGCAAGATCATGAAGATCGCGAAAGAGCCCATTTCGATGGAAACACCGATCGGCGACGACGACGATTCCCATCTTGGCGACTTCATCGAAGACAACAACACACTGGCTCCGGCCGATGCTGCCCTGCATGCATCGATGCGTGGCGTGGTCAAGGACGTGCTCGATTCGTTGACGCCGCGCGAAGCAAAAGTGCTGCGCATGCGTTTCGGTATCGAAATGTCGACCGACCATACGCTCGAAGAAGTCGGCAAGCAGTTCGATGTGACACGCGAGCGCATTCGACAAATAGAGGCAAAAGCGCTGCGCAAGCTGCGTCACCCGTCTCGTTCCGACAAGCTTAAGAGCTTCCTGGAAGGTAGCTGA